The sequence CGAACGGACTCGAGGGGTTCAACCGCCGGTATCGCACGGTCGAGGAGGTCTCGCGCTGGGCCCGTCTGGGCGCGTTCGTCGTCGAGCACCACCCCAACTTCCCCGAGTACCTCATCGCCGAACTCGAGACCGGGCGGGGCTGTGCGTACCGGTGTTCGTTCTGTACCGAGCCAATGTACGGCGATCCATCCTTCCGGCCGCCGGACTCCGTGATCGGTGAGGTCGCGGCCCTCGCCGACCGGGGGATCCGCCACTTTCGTCTCGGCCGGCAGGCCGACATCCTGGCGTACGGCGGGGACGGCGAGGCGCCGAATCCGGACGCACTCCGCGACCTCTACGCTGGTATCCGGGACGCGGCACCGAACCTCGAGACCCTCCACCTCGACAACATGAACCCGGTGACGATCACGGAGTATCCCGAGCGGTCCCGGGAGGCCATCGAGATCATCGCCACCCACAACACGCCCGGAGACACGGCGGCCTTCGGCGTCGAGAGCGCGGACCCCGTCGTCCGCGAGGCAAACGACCTCCTCGTCTCCGCCGACGAGGCCCTCGAAGCGGTTCGGGTCGTCAACGAGGTCGGCGGCTGGCGCCCCGGCGAGGACCCCGCCGACGCGCCGACGTTCGGCCCGGACGCGGCGCGTCGGCTTCCGAAACTCCTCCCCGGAATCAATCTGGTTCACGGACTCGCCGGCGAGCGCGAGGAGACGTTCGAGCACAACCGCCGCTTTCTCGACCGCCTCCTTTCGGAGGACCTGCTGGTCAGACGCATCAATATCCGACAGGTCATGGCCTTCGAGGGCACGGAGATGGCCGAGACCGGCGCGAAACTGGCAGCGGACCACAAAGAACAGTTCAAGGAATACAAGCGTGCCGTCCGCGAGGAGGTCGACCACCCGATGCTTCGGCGAGTCGCCCCCGTGGGAACGGTTCTTCGGGACGTCCACCTGGAGTATCACGATTCGGGAACGACCTTTGGTCGGCAACTCGGAACGTATCCGCTGCTCGTCGGGGTTCCCGGCGAGCGCGAACTCGACACCGTCCTCGACATCGCGGTCACCGACCATGGCTACCGATCGGTGACGGGGATCCCGTACCCGCTGTCCATCGAGGAGGTCACGATGGACGAGCTGACGGCGATCCCCGGGATCGGTCGACAGACCGCCGGGAACGTGATCGTCGGGCGGCCCTACGAGACGCCAGCGGACGCTCCCGGTGTGGAGGCACTGGCTCCATTCCTCGGCGAGGATCTCTGAGTTCGCCGAGTCTTAGACGAAGTCCTCGTCGACGACCTCGCCGACGGCGAAGTTGGACTTCACTTCCGTGATCTCGACTTTGACCCGATCGCCGACCGTCGCGTCGGGGACGATGATGACGTACCCCCGCTCGACGCGGGCGATACCGTCGCCCTGTTTGCCGATATCCTCGATCTCGACGTAGCGGAGTTCCCCCGGCTCGACCGGCGGCTGGGGCTCCGTTGGCGCCACCGTCTCTTCTTCGACCGGCGTCTCGGTCGGTTCCTCCCCCGCTCGCTCGGTGAGCGCGACGCGATAGACGTCTCCGGGCGTGACGACCCCGTTCTCGACTTCGCGGCGCGGTATCTCGACGACGTATTTGTCGTCGGTGATGGTCACTTCGGCATTGAACAGGCAGAGGAGTTTTTCGGAGATCTCC is a genomic window of Halanaeroarchaeum sulfurireducens containing:
- a CDS encoding radical SAM protein codes for the protein MIDPGDLSVTLVDGYVDEPAHFGVPPYLSTYPRYVAGALVDVGVPESNVVYHTIDALRDDRSRWADVDDADLLIYLGGMTVPGRYVGGTPAEPEEVREIAWTASGTTVMGGPIRFGVGEENAGAVETRRDDLDFDFVAGGDVEAAVHDLVANGLEGFNRRYRTVEEVSRWARLGAFVVEHHPNFPEYLIAELETGRGCAYRCSFCTEPMYGDPSFRPPDSVIGEVAALADRGIRHFRLGRQADILAYGGDGEAPNPDALRDLYAGIRDAAPNLETLHLDNMNPVTITEYPERSREAIEIIATHNTPGDTAAFGVESADPVVREANDLLVSADEALEAVRVVNEVGGWRPGEDPADAPTFGPDAARRLPKLLPGINLVHGLAGEREETFEHNRRFLDRLLSEDLLVRRINIRQVMAFEGTEMAETGAKLAADHKEQFKEYKRAVREEVDHPMLRRVAPVGTVLRDVHLEYHDSGTTFGRQLGTYPLLVGVPGERELDTVLDIAVTDHGYRSVTGIPYPLSIEEVTMDELTAIPGIGRQTAGNVIVGRPYETPADAPGVEALAPFLGEDL
- a CDS encoding TRAM domain-containing protein, giving the protein MEISEKLLCLFNAEVTITDDKYVVEIPRREVENGVVTPGDVYRVALTERAGEEPTETPVEEETVAPTEPQPPVEPGELRYVEIEDIGKQGDGIARVERGYVIIVPDATVGDRVKVEITEVKSNFAVGEVVDEDFV